In Monodelphis domestica isolate mMonDom1 chromosome 4, mMonDom1.pri, whole genome shotgun sequence, one DNA window encodes the following:
- the SON gene encoding protein SON isoform X2 — protein sequence MATNIEQIFRSFVVSKFREIQQELSSGRVEGQLNGETNPPVEGNQSGDAAACARSLPNEEIVQKIEEVLSGVLDTELRYKPDLKEASRKSRCVSVQTDPTDEIPTKKSKKHKKHKNKKKKKKKEKEKEKKYKRQSEESDSKLKSHHGGNVGLESDSYLKFDSEPSVMGLEHPVRALGLPKPPAVMLKSPTMTLGLNESPAVALEPPTIAVEISEPHTLVALKPTSVGELSELHAALVPEPFTLEQPETSVAVTLESSVKQTLESPAVMPVPTTAVVQKSSEAYVTVSSEYNARSVTKHLEIPSSEQSKTTLLEPPASKVLELSETSGVIASETPAEAYPRPRSSITLELPESSVTEVLRLPEQSTTIPLLSMEPPTTTVLELPKPPAISVLEMPGPPTTPVPELPGPPTTPMLELPGPPMTSVPELLRTPTTSAPELPGPPVTSASELPGPPVTSTPELPGPPVTSTPELPGPPVTSVPELPGLPMTSVPEVPGPPVIPVPEAPVPEVLGSPVASVLEFRGPPATPVQAPELLGPPVTLVPELPGPPATLVQVPELPGPSATPVLELSQDLPGLPAPSMVSELPEEVPRQPTMALELPQELPGLPVVTTAMELPGQPVATVALELAEQPVMTTEPEQPTVMPALELPGQPEVTTASGLPGQPVATTAPELPGQPEVPELRGLPSVTGVSELPGQPSATVAQELPGQSGALGQPVATVALELLGQPVASELSGQPTGAAALELPGQPVATVALEISSHSVMTTSDLTTMTVSQSMEVPSTTALESYSTVAQELPTTLVGDTSVTVSVDPLMTPESHMLASNTMDSQMLASNTMDSQMLASNTMDSQMLASNTMDSQMLASNTMDSQMLASNSMDSQMLASNSMDSQMLASNSMDSQMLATSTMDSQMLATSTMDSQMLATSTMDSQMLATSTMDSQMLATSTMDSQMLATSTMDSQMLATSTMDSQMLATSTMDSQMLASSTMDSQMLATSTMDSQMLASSTMDAQMLASSTPESSMLGPKSPDPYRLAQDPYRLAQDPYRLGHDPYRLGHDPYRLGQDPYRLGHDPYRLAPDPYRMSPRPYRIAPRPYRIAPRPYRLAPRPLMLASRRSMMMSYAAERSMMSSYAAERSMMSYERSMMSPMAERSMMSAYERSMMSAYERSMMSPMAERSMMSAYERSMMAYERSMMSPMAERSMMSMGADRSMMSSYSDRSMMSSYSDRSMMSSYTADRSMMSMTADSYADSYTDSYTEAYMVPPLPPEEPPTMPPLPPEEPPMTPPLPPEEPPEGPSLPVEQSALPVENTWATAGTALLSEEPALPPEPPVMQTEIPESTMSDYSVGAAEPSVLTSEPAITISEPPPEPESSMTSTSLESHMTQEHAIIGPQVAVLSSGAVSETAIPTAESTESPIVTESVETFEPILASGPISDQMMFLSEVAVPEPSDMVVSEMTVPEPAEVAVPEPAEAVIPEPAEMTVTGLTEVAVQGLAEVAVQGPAEMAVQGSTEVMIQGPEEVTYQAPTEVAYQAPTEVAYQAPTEVAYQAPTEVAYQAPTEVAYQAPTEVAYQAPTEVAYQAPTEVAYQAPTEVAYQAPTEVAYQAPTEVAYQAPTEVAYQAPTEVAYQAPTEVAYQAPTEVAYQAPTEVAYQAPTEVAYQAPTEVADRGPAEVMFQAPTEVAFQGPTEVADRGPAEVMFQEPATVVVQESAMVVPELTVALSEPAMVEVAKPEATVLEPFVTVPEGTLVVPELTPVMMESTVMTSEPVIKRTDIATSAEPNLPQQSAIQEMFIQSSEESNNEKRQLESHSYESIHHVNIILDVNSPLMTKETEHNTVSATSPVVSEIGMEKFLPGNETDRNTILTTCSSEANIVETVSTTSSHIHELDVKGTTKEIELYAASVTSSISKADIEGPLPTQEIEHDMVISTSPSGGSEADIEGPLPANDIHHDILSANNLLSKNEPEASLPVKDTEHDVLIAISHKDGSSEAEKETPLPAKNIEHESVPAANICDLNDADLVRPLLPKDMERVTNLRTDVEGPLPASGVERDIVTTASPIVISVPERASESSSEEKDDYEIFVKVKDTHDKSKKTKSRDKGDKERKRDSSLRSRSKRSKSSEHKSRRRTSESRSRARKRSSKSKSHRSQTRSRSRSRRRRRSSRSRSKSRGRRSLSKEKRKRSPKHRSKSRERKRKRSSSRDNRKVARARSRTPSRRSRSHTPSRRRRSRSVVRRRSFSISPVRRSRTPSRRSRTPSRRSRTPSRRSRTPSRRRRSRSVVRRRSFSISPVRLRRSRTPLRRRFSRSPIRRKRSRSSERGRSPPKRLTDLDKAQLLEIAKANAAAMCAKAGVPLPPNLKPAPPPTVEEKVAKKSGGATIEELTEKCKQIAQSKEDDDVIVNKPHVSDEEEEERPFYHHPFKLNEPKPIFFNLNIAAAKPTPPKNQVTLTKEFPVSSGSQHRKKEADSVYGEWVPVEKNGEENKDDDNVFSSNLPTEPVDISTAMSERALAQKRLSENAFDLEAMSMLNRAQERIDAWAQLNSIPGQFTGSTGVQVLTQEQLANTGAQAWIKKDQFLRAAPVTGGMGAVLMRKMGWREGEGLGKNKEGNKEPILVDFKTDRKGLVAVGERAQKRSGNFSAAMKDLSGKHPVSALMEICNKRRWQPPEFLLVHDSGPDHRKHFLFRVLINGSAYQPSFASPNKKHAKATAATVVLQAMGLVPKDLMANATCFRSASRR from the exons tggcAGGGTTGAAGGCCAGCTGAATGGTGAAACAAACCCACCTGTTGAAGGAAACCAGTCAGGTGATGCAGCTGCCTGTGCAAGGAGCCTACCAAATGAAGAAATAGTGCAGAAAATAGAAGAAGTGCTATCTGGGGTCCTAGACACAGAATTGCGGTATAAACCAG atttaaagGAGGCCTCCAGAAAAAGTAGATGTGTATCTGTACAAACAGACCCTACTGATGAAATTCCCactaaaaaatcaaagaaacataaaaaacacaaaaataaaaagaagaaaaagaagaaagagaaagagaaagagaaaaaatacaaaagacagtcagaagaatctgaTTCAAAGCTGAAATCTCATCATGGTGGGAATGTAGGGTTAGAGTCTGATTCCTATTTGAAATTTGATTCAGAGCCCTCAGTGATGGGGCTGGAACACCCTGTAAGAGCACTTGGGCTCCCTAAGCCCCCTGCAGTAATGCTGAAGTCACCAACAATGACATTGGGACTGAATGAATCCCCTGCAGTTGCTCTGGAACCTCCTACAATAGCAGTAGAGATATCAGAACCACATACTTTAGTTGCACTGAAGCCAACTTCAGTTGGGGAACTATCAGAACTACATGCAGCATTAGTCCCAGAACCCTTCACGTTAGAGCAACCAGAGACATCTGTGGCTGTAACCCTGGAATCATCTGTGAAACAGACGTTGGAATCTCCTGCAGTGATGCCTGTGCCTACTACAGCAGTAGTGCAGAAGTCGTCTGAGGCATACGTGACAGTGTCATCAGAATACAATGCAAGATCTGTGACGAAGCATTTGGAGATTCCATCTTCAGAGCAGTCTAAGACCACATTACTTGAGCCTCCAGCATCAAAAGTGCTCGAGTTATCAGAAACTTCTGGGGTGATAGCATCAGAGACACCTGCAGAGGCCTATCCTAGGCCAAGATCATCAATAACTTTGGAGTTGCCAGAGTCATCTGTAACCGAAGTTCTGAGGTTGCCTGAGCAATCTACAACAATACCATTGTTGTCTATGGAGCCTCCTACAACTACAGTATTGGAGTTGCCCAAACCACCTGCAATCTCAGTGCTAGAAATGCCTGGACCCCCCACAACACCAGTGCCGGAGCTGCCAGGACCCCCCACAACACCAATGTTGGAGTTGCCAGGGCCTCCTATGACATCGGTGCCGGAGCTGCTGAGAACCCCCACGACGTCAGCGCCGGAGCTTCCAGGGCCCCCCGTGACATCGGCATCGGAGCTTCCAGGGCCCCCTGTGACATCGACGCCGGAGCTTCCAGGGCCCCCCGTGACATCGACGCCGGAGCTTCCAGGGCCCCCCGTGACATCGGTGCCGGAGCTGCCAGGGCTCCCCATGACATCGGTGCCAGAGGTGCCAGGCCCTCCTGTGATTCCGGTGCCAGAGGCACCGGTTCCGGAGGTGCTGGGGTCCCCTGTGGCATCGGTACTAGAGTTTCGGGGGCCTCCTGCAACGCCGGTACAGGCTCCGGAGTTGCTGGGGCCCCCCGTGACACTGGTGCCAGAGTTGCCAGGGCCCCCTGCAACACTGGTACAGGTGCCAGAGTTGCCGGGGCCCTCGGCAACACCTGTGCTTGAGTTGTCACAGGATTTGCCTGGGCTTCCAGCACCATCGATGGTCTCGGAGTTGCCTGAGGAGGTGCCAAGGCAACCCACGATGGCGCTGGAATTGCCACAAGAGTTGCCAGGGCTGCCTGTGGTGACAACAGCAATGGAGTTGCCTGGGCAGCCTGTGGCGACTGTGGCTTTGGAATTGGCAGAACAACCTGTGATGACAACAGAGCCGGAGCAGCCTACGGTGATGCCAGCGCTGGAGTTGCCGGGGCAACCTGAGGTGACGACAGCATCAGGGTTGCCTGGGCAGCCTGTGGCTACAACAGCACCAGAGTTGCCCGGGCAGCCTGAGGTGCCAGAGTTGCGGGGGCTGCCTTCGGTGACTGGGGTGTCTGAGTTGCCAGGGCAGCCCTCAGCAACTGTGGCACAGGAATTGCCGGGGCAGTCAGGGGCACTAGGGCAGCCTGTGGCAACTGTGGCACTAGAGTTGCTGGGACAGCCTGTAGCATCAGAGCTGTCAGGGCAACCCACAGGAGCTGCAGCGCTAGAGTTGCCAGGGCAGCCTGTGGCAACTGTGGCGCTAGAGATATCGAGTCATTCTGTGATGACAACATCGGATCTGACAACGATGACCGTTTCACAATCCATGGAGGTGCCTTCAACGACAGCGCTGGAATCATACAGTACAGTAGCACAGGAGCTACCTACTACATTAGTGGGGGATACATCTGTAACAGTATCAGTGGATCCCCTGATGACCCCCGAGTCCCATATGTTAGCTTCCAATACCATGGACTCCCAGATGTTAGCTTCCAATACCATGGACTCCCAGATGTTAGCTTCCAATACCATGGACTCCCAGATGCTAGCTTCCAATACCATGGACTCCCAGATGCTAGCTTCTAATACCATGGACTCCCAGATGTTAGCTTCCAACAGCATGGACTCCCAGATGTTAGCTTCCAACAGCATGGACTCCCAGATGTTAGCTTCCAACAGCATGGACTCCCAGATGTTAGCGACTAGCACCATGGACTCCCAGATGTTAGCGACTAGCACCATGGATTCCCAGATGTTAGCGACTAGCACCATGGACTCCCAGATGTTAGCGACTAGCACCATGGACTCCCAGATGTTAGCGACTAGCACCATGGACTCCCAGATGTTAGCGACTAGCACCATGGACTCCCAGATGTTAGCGACTAGCACCATGGACTCCCAGATGTTAGCGACTAGCACCATGGACTCCCAGATGTTAGCCTCCAGCACCATGGACTCCCAGATGTTAGCGACTAGTACCATGGACTCCCAGATGTTAGCCTCCAGCACCATGGATGCCCAGATGTTAGCCTCCAGTACACCAGAGTCCTCTATGTTAGGTCCTAAGTCACCTGATCCCTACAGGTTAGCCCAAGATCCATACAGGTTAGCCCAGGATCCATACAGGTTAGGTCATGACCCTTACAGATTAGGTCATGACCCTTATAGGTTAGGACAGGACCCCTATAGGTTAGGCCATGATCCCTATAGGCTAGCTCCTGACCCCTATAGAATGTCACCCAGACCATATAGGATAGCACCGAGGCCATATAGAATAGCACCCAGGCCTTATAGATTAGCACCCAGACCCCTAATGTTAGCATCTAGGCGCTCTATGATGATGTCATATGCTGCTGAACGCTCTATGATGTCATCTTATGCCGCTGAACGCTCCATGATGTCCTATGAACGTTCTATGATGTCACCAATGGCTGAGCGTTCTATGATGTCAGCCTATGAGCGCTCTATGATGTCAGCTTATGAGCGCTCTATGATGTCTCCCATGGCTGAGCGCTCTATGATGTCAGCCTATGAACGTTCTATGATGGCTTATGAGCGTTCTATGATGTCTCCAATGGCTGAGAGGTCAATGATGTCTATGGGTGCTGACCGTTCCATGATGTCATCTTATTCTGACCGTTCCATGATGTCATCCTATTCTGACCGGTCCATGATGTCATCTTATACTGCTGACCGCTCAATGATGTCTATGACTGCTGATTCTTATGCTGATTCCTATACGGATTCCTATACTGAGGCTTATATGGTACCACCCTTGCCACCTGAGGAGCCCCCTACCATGCCACCTTTGCCACCTGAGGAGCCCCCTATGACACCACCATTACCTCCTGAGGAGCCCCCTGAGGGACCGTCATTACCTGTTGAGCAATCAGCACTACCTGTTGAAAATACATGGGCTACTGCTGGGACAGCATTACTCTCTGAAGAACCAGCATTGCCCCCTGAGCCTCCTGTGATGCAGACAGAGATTCCAGAGTCTACAATGTCTGATTATTCTGTAGGAGCTGCAGAGCCCTCTGTCTTAACATCAGAGCCTGCTATAACTATTTCAGAGCCACCACCAGAGCCAGAATCCTCTATGACATCAACATCTTTAGAGTCTCATATGACACAAGAACATGCTATTATAGGGCCGCAGGTAGCTGTCCTGTCTTCTGGTGCAGTGTCAGAAACTGCTATACCAACTGCAGAATCCACTGAGTCTCCTATTGTGACAGAATCAGTGGAAACTTTTGAGCCCATTTTAGCATCTGGGCCTATCTCAGACCAGATGATGTTTCTGTCAGAGGTGGCAGTCCCAGAACCCTCAGATATGGTGGTCTCAGAGATGACTGTCCCAGAGCCAGCGGAAGTGGCAGTCCCAGAGCCAGCAGAGGCAGTGATCCCAGAGCCAGCAGAGATGACAGTCACAGGGTTGACTGAGGTGGCGGTCCAGGGGCTGGCTGAGGTGGCGGTCCAGGGGCCGGCTGAGATGGCGGTCCAGGGGTCAACTGAGGTGATGATCCAAGGTCCAGAAGAGGTGACTTACCAGGCGCCGACAGAGGTGGCTTACCAGGCGCCGACAGAGGTGGCTTACCAGGCGCCGACAGAGGTGGCTTACCAGGCGCCGACAGAGGTGGCTTACCAGGCGCCGACAGAGGTGGCTTACCAGGCGCCGACAGAGGTGGCTTACCAGGCGCCGACAGAGGTGGCTTACCAGGCGCCGACAGAGGTGGCTTACCAGGCGCCGACAGAGGTGGCTTACCAGGCGCCGACAGAGGTGGCTTACCAGGCGCCGACAGAGGTGGCGTACCAGGCGCCGACAGAGGTGGCGTACCAGGCGCCGACAGAGGTGGCGTACCAGGCGCCGACAGAGGTGGCGTACCAGGCGCCGACAGAGGTGGCGTACCAGGCGCCGACAGAGGTGGCGTACCAGGCGCCGACAGAGGTGGCGTACCAGGCGCCGACAGAGGTGGCAGACCGGGGACCGGCAGAAGTGATGTTCCAGGCGCCGACAGAGGTGGCTTTCCAGGGGCCAACAGAGGTGGCAGACCGGGGACCGGCAGAAGTGATGTTCCAGGAGCCGGCCACAGTGGTGGTTCAGGAGTCAGCCATGGTGGTCCCAGAGCTGACTGTAGCACTCTCGGAGCCAGCCATGGTGGAGGTGGCCAAACCAGAAGCCACAGTTCTAGAGCCATTTGTGACAGTGCCTGAAGGTACTTTAGTAGTTCCTGAGCTGACCCCAGTGATGATGGAGTCCACAGTCATGACTTCAGAACCTGTTATTAAAAGAACAGATATAGCCACTTCTGCTGAGCCTAATCTTCCTCAACAGTCAGCCATTCAGGAAATGTTCATTCAGTCAAGTGAAGAATCAAATAATGAAAAGAGGCAACTAGAGAGTCATTCTTATGAAAGCATACaccatgtaaatataattttggatGTAAATAGTCCTTTAATGACAAAAGAGACAGAACATAACACTGTTTCTGCCACCAGCCCTGTTGTTAGTGAAATTGGTATGGAGAAATTTTTGCCTGGCAATGAGACTGATCGTAACACAATTTTGACCACCTGCTCTAGTGAAGCTAATATAGTTGAAACCGTATCTACCACTAGTTCCCATATTCATGAACTTGATGTAAAGGGAACTACTAAGGAGATTGAACTTTATGCAGCATCTGTTACCAGCTCAATAAGTAAGGCTGATATTGAGGGACCATTACCCACTCAAGAGATTGAACATGACATGGTAATTTCAACTAGTCCTAGTGGTGGTAGTGAAGCTGATATTGAGGGACCTTTGCCTGCTAATGACATTCACCATGATATATTGTCTGCTAATAATCTACTTAGTAAGAATGAACCAGAAGCATCATTACCTGTAAAAGATACTGAACATGATGTGTTAATTGCTATCAGCCATAAAGATGGTAGTAGTGAAGCAGAAAAAGAAACACCACTTCCAGCTAAAAATATTGAACATGAATCTGTACCTGCTGCCAACATTTGTGATCTTAATGATGCAGATCTGGTGAGACCTTTACTTCCTAAGGATATGGAACGTGTCACAAACTTAAGGACTGATGTAGAGGGGCCTTTGCCAGCAAGTGGAGTTGAACGGGACATAGTAACTACTGCCAGCCCTATTGTTATTAGCGTACCTGAAAGAGCTTCAGAGTCTTCATCAGAAGAAAAGGATGATTATGAAATTTTTGTGAAAGTTAAGGACACACatgacaaaagcaaaaaaacTAAAAGCCGTGACAAAGGtgataaagagaggaaaagagattccTCATTAAGATCTCGGAGTAAGCGCTCTAAATCTTCAGAACACAAATCACGTAGACGCACAAGTGAATCCCGTTCAAGAGCAAGAAAAAGGTCATCAAAGTCTAAATCTCATCGATCCCAAACACGGTCACGGTCACGTTCACGACGCAGGAGGAGAAGCAGCAGATCAAGATCAAAGTCAAGAGGAAGGCGTTCTTTATCAAAAGAGAAACGTAAAAGGTCTCCAAAACACAGGTCCAAGtctagggaaaggaaaaggaaaagatctaGCTCTAGAGATAATCGCAAAGTAGCCAGAGCTCGAAGTCGTACACCTAGTCGTCGCAGTAGAAGTCATACTCCTAGTCGAAGAAGAAGGTCTAGGTCTGTAGTTAGAAGAAGGAGCTTTAGCATTTCTCCTGTTCGCCGGAGCCGTACCCCAAGCCGCCGGAGCCGTACCCCAAGCCGCCGGAGCCGTACCCCAAGCCGCCGGAGCCGTACCCCAAGCCGCCGAAGAAGATCTAGATCAGTGGTTAGACGAAGAAGCTTTAGTATATCACCAGTTCGACTAAGACGGTCACGAACACCCTTGAGGAGGCGTTTTAGTAGATCTCCTATTCGCCGAAAACGATCCAGGTCTTCTGAAAGAGGCAGGTCACCACCTAAACGTCTGACGGATTTGG ATAAGGCTCAACTACTTGAAATAGCCAAAGCTAATGCAGCTGCCATGTGTGCTAAGGCTGGTGTTCCTTTACCGCCAAACCTAAAACCTGCACCTCCACCAACAGTAGAAGAGAAAGTTGCTAAAAAGTCAGGAGGAGCCACAATAGAAGAGCTCACTGAG AAATGCAAACAGATTGCACAAAGTAAAGAAGATGATGATGTTATAGTGAACAAGCCCCATGTTTCggatgaagaggaggaagaacgTCCTTTCTATCATCATCCCTTTAAACTCAATGAACCTAAACCCATTTTTTTCAACTTAAAT ATTGCCGCTGCAAAACCAACTCCACCAAAAAATCAGGTAACATTGACAAAAGAATTTCCTGTATCATCTGGCTCTCAACACagaaaaaaggaagcagatagtgTTTATGGAGAATGGGTTCCTGTAGAGAAAAATggtgaagaaaacaaagatgatGATAATGTCTTCAGCAGCAATTTACCTACTGAG ccTGTGGACATCTCTACAGCAATGAGTGAGCGGGCACTAGCTCAGAAGAGACTTAGTGAAAATGCATTTGACCTTGAGGCCATGAGCATGTTAAATAGAGCACAAGAGCGG ATCGATGCCTGGGCCCAGCTGAACTCCATTCCGGGCCAGTTCACGGGGAGTACGGGCGTGCAGGTCCTGACCCAGGAGCAGCTGGCCAACACCGGGGCCCAAGCGTGGATTAAAAAG